From the Acidilutibacter cellobiosedens genome, one window contains:
- a CDS encoding branched-chain amino acid ABC transporter permease, which yields MTQFLQQLINGLSIGSVYALMAVGYSLVYSIMKFSNFAHGGVIMFGAYFGYFFLTKYNLPFALAFLFAALCTAIVAVIIERTAYKPLRDRKAPFLYFIICAMGASIFMENIIIAIPSIGPTFRTYPPVLDKTPFTLGSISIGRLDALMFVISAICLLLLVYLIDHTKIGKAIQATSYNIKASALMGINTDFIIIAIFALGGFFAGIAGVLFGMKYTVYPQIGVITNKSFIAAVFGGLGSLPGAVIGSVLLGIIETFTSGYISSQYRDLIAFVLLIGVLVVKPSGLMGKTTEDKA from the coding sequence ATGACTCAATTTTTGCAACAACTTATTAACGGATTATCCATCGGAAGTGTATATGCATTAATGGCTGTCGGATATTCTTTAGTCTATAGTATTATGAAATTCAGCAATTTTGCTCATGGCGGAGTTATAATGTTCGGAGCTTATTTTGGGTACTTTTTTTTAACAAAATACAATCTTCCTTTTGCTTTGGCATTTTTATTTGCAGCTCTGTGTACCGCAATAGTTGCGGTAATAATCGAAAGAACCGCATATAAACCGTTGAGAGACAGAAAAGCCCCGTTTCTGTATTTTATTATTTGTGCCATGGGGGCATCCATATTCATGGAAAATATTATAATAGCAATACCGTCCATAGGTCCTACTTTTAGGACCTATCCTCCTGTACTTGATAAAACGCCTTTTACTTTGGGAAGTATTTCTATCGGAAGGTTAGATGCTCTTATGTTTGTCATATCTGCCATATGCCTGCTACTTCTCGTTTACCTTATAGATCATACGAAGATCGGGAAAGCGATTCAAGCTACATCTTACAATATAAAAGCAAGTGCCCTTATGGGAATAAATACGGATTTCATCATAATTGCCATATTTGCATTAGGGGGTTTTTTTGCAGGAATAGCAGGAGTATTGTTTGGTATGAAATACACGGTTTATCCTCAGATAGGGGTTATTACAAATAAATCCTTTATAGCGGCAGTTTTCGGGGGACTGGGAAGCCTTCCGGGAGCCGTTATAGGTTCCGTTTTACTTGGAATAATCGAAACCTTTACATCGGGATATATATCATCTCAGTATAGAGATTTAATAGCATTTGTACTATTAATAGGGGTTTTGGTTGTAAAACCTTCTGGGCTTATGGGTAAAACTACTGAGGATAAAGCATAG
- a CDS encoding ABC transporter substrate-binding protein encodes MQKRALSLLLLFVMIFSVITTGCSKNEKEKTENENVIKVGWMGSLTGDQAVWGQCELNAVKMIFDDINKKGGVLGKKLEVIGYDTKGDAQEAVNVAKRLTGQDKVVAILGPNTSGTAIPISPVLEQAKVADIATVATNPKVTVVDGKVKPYNFRVCFIDPYQGAVAAGFAADELKAKNAAILYDVSDDYSQGLSEFFEETFVKKGGKIVAKEAFKTGDVDFRPQLSKIKSANPDVIFMPFVYKEVALSSNQARELGITATLMGGDTWPSEQLITMAKDAVEGSYIVNQVNYDDPDVQDLKNEYKEKYNKNMEINGYLVHDAIMMLVDAMERAGEADSEKIAKALETTDIVGITGKIKVGKDTHNPEGKEAAIVKLVNGEYVFQKKYSAAQ; translated from the coding sequence ATGCAAAAGAGAGCCTTATCATTATTGTTATTATTTGTAATGATTTTTTCTGTAATTACTACGGGATGTTCTAAGAACGAAAAAGAGAAGACGGAGAATGAAAACGTTATAAAAGTAGGCTGGATGGGATCCCTGACGGGAGATCAAGCAGTATGGGGACAATGTGAATTGAACGCGGTAAAGATGATATTTGATGATATTAATAAAAAGGGAGGAGTTCTGGGTAAGAAATTGGAAGTTATAGGATATGACACAAAAGGTGATGCTCAGGAAGCTGTAAACGTTGCCAAAAGGCTTACGGGACAGGACAAGGTGGTTGCAATATTAGGGCCTAATACAAGCGGTACTGCTATACCCATTTCTCCCGTACTTGAACAGGCAAAAGTTGCGGATATTGCTACAGTTGCAACGAATCCAAAGGTCACCGTTGTTGATGGAAAAGTTAAGCCCTATAATTTCAGAGTTTGTTTCATAGATCCATATCAGGGAGCGGTAGCGGCAGGGTTTGCAGCAGACGAGCTGAAAGCAAAAAATGCGGCTATACTTTATGACGTGTCCGATGACTATTCTCAAGGATTAAGTGAATTTTTTGAGGAAACCTTTGTTAAAAAGGGAGGAAAAATTGTTGCCAAGGAAGCCTTTAAAACCGGAGATGTTGATTTTAGACCTCAATTGAGCAAGATAAAATCTGCAAATCCTGACGTAATATTTATGCCATTTGTTTATAAAGAAGTTGCTCTATCTTCAAATCAGGCCAGAGAATTGGGAATAACAGCCACTCTTATGGGCGGAGACACTTGGCCTTCGGAACAACTTATAACTATGGCCAAGGATGCGGTAGAAGGTTCATATATAGTTAATCAGGTAAATTATGATGACCCTGACGTGCAGGATTTAAAAAATGAGTACAAGGAAAAATACAACAAAAATATGGAGATCAACGGATATTTGGTTCACGATGCTATAATGATGCTTGTTGACGCTATGGAAAGGGCAGGAGAAGCAGATTCCGAAAAAATTGCCAAAGCTCTTGAAACTACGGATATAGTCGGAATAACCGGTAAAATAAAGGTTGGTAAAGATACGCATAATCCGGAGGGAAAAGAAGCAGCAATAGTTAAGTTAGTCAATGGAGAATACGTATTCCAGAAAAAATATTCCGCTGCGCAATAA
- a CDS encoding MurR/RpiR family transcriptional regulator, with protein MQSLRLIERNYDMMTDTEKVIANYILKDTDKFVKANIHAMAKTLNVSSASISRFVRKYCKLSFGELKIEVASGNDNDAYDNANKIFNWADSFNEMPNNIISSISKTCKDVIGVNGIRPFKQAIEWINAANTVFFFGVGSSGIVVMDFMQKLIRLEKRCVYSIDSNFGVLNSRIATKEDVIIAISFSGKTKAVNLAVKEAKKNGAKCIAITRNFKSELETLADLKLLVPSTELNATRLAPIFSRYGQLFIVDILFLGLAKQKTDSVDEFMDQYYDLLSKLK; from the coding sequence TTGCAAAGCCTAAGATTAATAGAAAGAAATTATGATATGATGACGGATACCGAAAAAGTTATCGCAAATTATATTTTGAAGGATACAGATAAATTTGTAAAGGCAAATATACATGCAATGGCAAAAACTTTAAATGTTTCATCGGCATCTATATCAAGATTTGTTCGTAAGTATTGTAAATTATCTTTTGGTGAATTAAAAATTGAGGTTGCTTCCGGTAATGACAACGACGCTTATGATAATGCTAATAAAATTTTTAATTGGGCGGATTCATTTAACGAAATGCCCAATAATATAATAAGCAGCATATCAAAAACATGTAAGGATGTCATAGGTGTTAACGGTATCAGGCCATTTAAACAGGCTATAGAGTGGATAAATGCTGCCAATACTGTATTCTTCTTTGGAGTAGGATCATCCGGTATCGTAGTAATGGATTTTATGCAAAAGTTGATACGCTTAGAAAAACGTTGTGTATATAGTATTGATAGTAATTTTGGAGTACTGAATTCAAGAATTGCAACTAAAGAAGATGTAATAATAGCAATATCTTTTAGCGGCAAAACTAAGGCGGTAAATTTAGCTGTCAAAGAAGCCAAGAAAAACGGGGCAAAATGTATAGCGATAACGAGAAATTTCAAGAGTGAGCTTGAAACTTTAGCAGATTTAAAGCTTTTAGTTCCAAGCACAGAACTTAATGCAACGAGATTAGCTCCGATTTTTTCCAGATATGGGCAACTGTTTATAGTAGATATTTTGTTTTTAGGATTAGCTAAGCAAAAGACCGATTCCGTAGATGAATTTATGGATCAGTATTATGATTTATTATCAAAGTTAAAGTAA
- a CDS encoding PTS sugar transporter subunit IIA: MIGLLVTSHGDLCQGMLNSLAMIAGENHNVFVLKFDDYNNYKEELTKKLNTLTSHYNGVLIFTDIMGGTPFNESYKYIRENNKSNIKIITGVNLPMIIETTLALSREENLNNLVNIAIEAGRDSINCVC; encoded by the coding sequence ATGATAGGATTATTAGTGACTTCCCATGGAGATTTATGCCAAGGGATGCTGAATAGCTTAGCAATGATTGCAGGAGAAAATCATAATGTTTTTGTTTTAAAATTTGATGACTACAACAATTATAAAGAGGAACTGACAAAGAAGCTGAATACATTGACTTCCCACTATAATGGGGTATTAATATTTACCGATATTATGGGAGGAACACCTTTTAATGAAAGTTATAAATATATCCGGGAAAATAATAAAAGCAATATCAAGATTATAACCGGCGTAAATCTTCCCATGATTATAGAGACAACATTAGCTTTAAGCCGTGAGGAGAATCTGAATAATCTTGTTAATATAGCAATAGAAGCAGGTAGGGACTCAATTAATTGTGTATGTTAG
- a CDS encoding class I mannose-6-phosphate isomerase, protein MKPLKLKPVYMKCIWAGNRLQKIRNLNEHGFGISREVCAYKNSENSIAEGGFAGKNIKEIIENHHEEIMGDDPNTQLIRVAYIDAAEDLSIQVHPNEEYAQKINDYEKSESWYVLEADEGAYITAGVNIGDKAILRKAAEDGTLENYVNRVPVKQGDFVLIPAGLLHACGKNMLVVEIGSFGGITYRIYDYGRPRPLDLEKGFEALDINAKYEIKHFPLTQIQSNNCHVGVEHILFHADVIDIENEMDILSNGQYYILTCVKGNCVLQCEDELYNLSYTETIFVPASSGNIKIKGRCRILKIYYPRR, encoded by the coding sequence ATGAAACCATTAAAATTGAAACCCGTTTATATGAAGTGTATATGGGCGGGCAATAGGCTGCAAAAAATAAGGAATTTGAATGAACATGGTTTTGGTATTTCCAGAGAAGTATGTGCATATAAGAATTCGGAGAATTCAATTGCCGAAGGCGGATTTGCAGGGAAGAATATTAAAGAGATTATTGAAAATCATCATGAAGAAATAATGGGAGATGATCCGAATACACAATTAATACGCGTAGCGTATATTGACGCAGCGGAAGACCTTTCAATACAGGTGCATCCTAATGAAGAGTATGCTCAAAAAATAAATGATTATGAGAAGTCGGAATCATGGTACGTCTTAGAAGCAGATGAGGGAGCATACATTACAGCCGGTGTTAATATAGGAGATAAAGCCATATTGCGTAAAGCGGCTGAAGATGGGACTTTAGAGAATTATGTCAACCGAGTACCTGTAAAACAGGGAGATTTTGTATTAATTCCTGCCGGTCTTTTGCACGCTTGCGGTAAAAATATGTTAGTGGTTGAAATAGGAAGTTTTGGTGGCATTACTTACCGTATATACGATTATGGCCGCCCTCGCCCGTTAGATTTAGAGAAAGGCTTTGAGGCATTAGACATTAATGCTAAATATGAAATTAAGCATTTTCCTTTAACTCAAATTCAAAGCAATAATTGCCATGTAGGGGTTGAACATATATTATTTCACGCAGATGTGATTGACATAGAAAATGAAATGGATATTTTGAGTAATGGACAATATTACATTCTTACATGTGTTAAAGGGAACTGCGTATTACAATGTGAAGACGAACTATATAATTTATCATATACAGAAACAATATTTGTGCCGGCTTCTTCAGGTAATATAAAAATAAAAGGAAGATGCCGCATTCTTAAAATTTACTATCCACGACGATGA
- a CDS encoding class I mannose-6-phosphate isomerase, translated as MSFMFKPLAYDDMSAVNKIDLPREVKESLVVGNDKVGISIAKHCIENMKNNGYSLAIDGYVSAEFDVVLKGIREYCKKRNIKLTTINIKDYYKSESEIDELTKKSLPLNYDDDPVLLFGKLFEGSMDDLMDQDKLNSLCGVLKKKNEGITAVYGLGSAIKNIRNLCDAVAYIDVTPKVAAIRAREKRFANIGDKNPREFNLLMRRNYFVDFEIVFKLREELLNEYGIDFYILGNDDNNYMLMDGSSLETVLETLVHYPFRAKPVYLEGIWGGEYIRKIRNIPQDISSNIAWIFEFIPMETSIVVDIDGNYVDIPFYTFVQKKGLSMMGQKCFDEFDGYFPIRFNYDDTWHSDGNMSIQVHPDEDFVMDNYNELGRQDEAYYVIATGHGAKTYAGFKGDGKELVELAKKSERDHQDIDYQKYVNSVESVPGKQIMIPAGTIHASGRNQFILELGSLTLGSYTYKIYDYNRKDKEGQFRPIHTKNAEKVLHFERDSEWVRQNIVIEPILISESQDYKEYIVGRTDLMYYQTNRIELNTHGKYEGNNSGQFTVITLVDGEEIEVYSKSNPEFRFTQKYLEIVTIPATIDDYIIEAKGYQPVVIHKTFLRDNYTHYKNEKYKNR; from the coding sequence ATGAGTTTTATGTTTAAACCGCTAGCGTATGACGATATGAGTGCTGTAAATAAAATAGATTTACCGAGAGAAGTAAAGGAGTCTTTGGTGGTTGGCAATGATAAGGTAGGAATATCCATTGCAAAACATTGTATTGAAAATATGAAAAACAATGGATATTCTTTAGCCATCGATGGATATGTAAGTGCAGAGTTTGATGTAGTATTAAAAGGAATTAGAGAATACTGCAAAAAGAGAAATATTAAATTAACTACTATTAATATAAAAGATTACTATAAATCAGAATCGGAAATTGACGAGTTAACAAAGAAAAGCCTACCGCTAAATTATGATGATGATCCGGTCCTGCTATTTGGTAAACTTTTCGAAGGAAGCATGGATGATTTAATGGATCAAGATAAATTAAATTCATTATGTGGGGTGTTAAAGAAAAAGAATGAAGGTATAACAGCAGTATACGGACTGGGAAGCGCCATAAAAAACATCCGCAATCTTTGTGATGCGGTAGCCTACATTGATGTCACACCAAAAGTTGCAGCTATCCGCGCCAGAGAAAAGAGATTTGCCAATATAGGTGATAAAAACCCTCGTGAATTCAATTTACTTATGAGAAGGAATTATTTCGTTGATTTTGAAATTGTATTTAAATTGCGTGAAGAATTACTTAATGAATATGGTATTGATTTTTATATTCTTGGAAATGACGATAATAATTATATGTTAATGGATGGTTCAAGTTTAGAAACCGTTTTGGAAACTTTAGTCCATTATCCTTTCAGGGCAAAACCGGTTTATCTGGAGGGAATCTGGGGAGGCGAATATATACGTAAGATTAGGAATATTCCCCAGGATATTTCTTCTAATATAGCTTGGATTTTTGAATTTATACCAATGGAAACAAGTATAGTTGTAGATATAGACGGTAATTATGTTGACATTCCTTTCTATACATTTGTACAGAAAAAAGGGCTGTCAATGATGGGACAAAAATGTTTTGATGAATTTGACGGATATTTTCCGATCAGATTTAATTATGACGATACGTGGCATAGCGATGGAAATATGTCTATTCAAGTTCACCCGGATGAAGATTTTGTTATGGATAATTATAATGAGTTAGGACGTCAAGATGAAGCGTATTATGTTATTGCTACAGGGCATGGAGCTAAAACATACGCTGGATTTAAGGGAGATGGCAAGGAACTTGTAGAACTTGCTAAAAAATCAGAAAGAGATCATCAAGACATAGACTATCAGAAATACGTAAATTCAGTTGAGTCTGTTCCGGGGAAGCAAATTATGATACCGGCCGGTACCATTCATGCTTCCGGTAGAAATCAGTTTATTTTAGAATTAGGCAGCTTAACACTTGGATCATATACTTATAAAATTTATGATTATAATCGTAAGGACAAAGAAGGACAATTTCGTCCTATTCATACCAAGAATGCAGAAAAGGTATTACATTTTGAACGGGATTCAGAATGGGTAAGGCAAAATATAGTCATAGAACCCATATTAATTTCAGAATCCCAAGATTATAAAGAATATATCGTTGGAAGAACAGATTTGATGTACTATCAGACTAATCGTATAGAGTTGAATACACATGGAAAGTATGAAGGTAATAATAGCGGACAGTTTACTGTCATAACATTAGTGGATGGAGAAGAAATTGAGGTTTATTCAAAAAGTAATCCTGAATTCCGTTTTACACAAAAATATCTGGAAATTGTTACGATACCTGCAACAATTGATGATTATATTATTGAAGCAAAAGGATACCAGCCTGTAGTTATCCACAAAACATTTTTACGTGATAACTATACTCATTACAAAAATGAAAAATATAAAAATCGTTAG
- a CDS encoding PTS system mannose/fructose/sorbose family transporter subunit IID: protein MSLATSIVIALIMALLLTENLGYGHIQISRPVFAGPIIGLLMGDLRTGLIVGGTVELMFMGVFPVGGSVPPNAQFAGMMSTVLAIASGGNAEVGVTLAFPIGVFAQFILLLDYNINLFIAHRADKKIMDGNVDAVKTHQMLCLICMFGCWALSSFLGIYLGSAWVERLYNILPEFIRTGLSVAGGIMPAMGMAMLLKMMNLKRYWCFLAIGYVMTAYLEMNVISIAIFSIGVAVAIYTLGKEEESQEIGGEIKEDSSQRILTKQDLKSIYRRSYFTGACLNYERYLGLGYCYAILPALKKLYKGEDLKEATIRNTEFYNSHPFMHNVIMGVTIALEEQRALGAPIEAQSISATKAALMGPTAGFGDSFFKGVVVTITGAFAAALAIEGNPIAPLVFIIPNLIVCILVRYYGTMMGYKFGTKFILKMKNSNIIQKFVEGSTIVGMMVTAGLITNYVKVNLSPVFKFAEKEIVLNDVINSVIPKLLPYCTVFLFYYIIKKYPKNGLYITLALSFAMGIFGVLLNIL, encoded by the coding sequence ATGTCATTAGCAACTTCAATCGTAATTGCATTAATTATGGCGCTTCTCTTAACGGAAAATTTGGGATATGGACATATCCAAATTAGCCGTCCGGTATTTGCGGGTCCAATAATTGGTCTTTTAATGGGTGATTTACGAACAGGATTAATAGTAGGAGGAACGGTAGAGCTAATGTTTATGGGTGTATTCCCGGTAGGTGGAAGTGTTCCTCCCAATGCACAATTTGCAGGAATGATGTCAACTGTTTTGGCCATAGCAAGCGGCGGAAATGCAGAGGTAGGTGTAACATTGGCGTTTCCCATAGGCGTATTTGCACAATTTATATTATTACTGGATTATAATATAAATCTGTTTATTGCACATAGAGCAGACAAAAAAATAATGGATGGCAATGTTGATGCTGTTAAAACACATCAAATGCTTTGCCTAATTTGTATGTTTGGTTGTTGGGCGCTTTCGTCTTTCTTAGGTATATATTTAGGAAGTGCATGGGTTGAAAGGCTATATAATATTTTACCGGAATTTATAAGAACAGGTCTCAGTGTAGCGGGAGGTATAATGCCAGCAATGGGTATGGCAATGCTTCTAAAAATGATGAATTTGAAGAGGTATTGGTGTTTTTTAGCAATAGGATATGTGATGACGGCTTATTTAGAGATGAACGTCATATCCATAGCTATATTCAGTATTGGTGTTGCAGTGGCCATCTATACTCTTGGCAAAGAAGAGGAATCCCAGGAAATCGGTGGAGAGATTAAAGAAGACAGTTCACAAAGGATTCTGACAAAGCAGGATTTAAAATCCATATACCGTCGTTCGTACTTTACCGGTGCATGTTTAAATTATGAAAGATATTTGGGATTAGGATATTGTTATGCAATTTTACCTGCTTTAAAGAAATTATATAAAGGTGAAGACCTTAAAGAGGCAACTATACGTAATACTGAATTTTATAATTCACATCCTTTTATGCATAATGTAATCATGGGCGTAACTATCGCATTAGAAGAGCAAAGAGCTTTGGGGGCACCTATCGAAGCACAGTCCATTTCAGCTACTAAAGCAGCCCTAATGGGACCTACAGCAGGGTTTGGCGATTCTTTCTTTAAGGGGGTTGTAGTCACTATCACCGGTGCTTTTGCTGCAGCTTTAGCAATTGAAGGAAACCCGATTGCTCCTTTAGTATTTATTATTCCCAATTTAATAGTTTGTATTTTAGTAAGATACTATGGTACCATGATGGGCTATAAATTTGGAACTAAATTCATACTTAAAATGAAAAATAGTAATATTATACAAAAATTTGTTGAGGGTTCTACTATTGTTGGTATGATGGTTACAGCCGGTTTAATTACCAACTATGTAAAGGTTAATCTATCACCGGTGTTTAAGTTTGCAGAGAAAGAAATTGTGTTAAATGATGTAATTAACTCTGTAATACCAAAATTATTACCTTATTGTACAGTATTTCTATTTTATTATATTATAAAAAAATATCCCAAGAATGGTTTGTATATAACATTGGCTTTGTCATTTGCCATGGGAATATTTGGAGTATTATTGAATATATTATAG
- a CDS encoding PTS system mannose/fructose/N-acetylgalactosamine-transporter subunit IIB, producing MPIVFSRVEERLIHGQVSTAWAQAINFDTFVVVDNDSAKNEMLKDLLEMACPRGKKLCVFDENDAIEQINNISRKMFIIAKSPITFLNLIKNGVKITNLNIGSIHFKPGKKEIFKTVYVSEEELDALREITDMGIVCEIQKLPTESKKNILDLI from the coding sequence ATGCCTATAGTTTTTAGCAGAGTGGAAGAAAGGTTGATACACGGACAAGTTAGCACCGCCTGGGCACAGGCTATAAATTTTGATACTTTTGTTGTAGTGGATAACGATTCGGCAAAAAATGAAATGCTTAAAGACTTATTGGAGATGGCTTGCCCGAGAGGTAAGAAACTATGCGTTTTTGATGAAAACGATGCCATCGAACAGATAAATAACATCTCGAGGAAAATGTTTATAATAGCTAAAAGTCCTATAACTTTTTTAAACCTAATAAAAAACGGAGTGAAAATTACCAATCTCAATATTGGAAGCATTCATTTCAAACCCGGCAAAAAAGAAATCTTTAAGACAGTGTATGTTTCTGAGGAAGAGTTAGATGCTTTACGTGAAATAACTGATATGGGAATTGTATGTGAAATACAAAAACTGCCGACAGAGTCAAAAAAGAATATTTTAGATTTAATTTAA
- a CDS encoding DNA-binding domain-containing protein: MKYYIVDDDINIVKILANIIEENNLGEVVGSSNDGDTALKEIIIINPDIVLVDLLMPKLDGNSLVKEIKKIKPEINFIMISQVSDTDLITEAYNLGIEFFINKPINIIEVEKVANKVAQKIELERMLKRIKRVFKDSDSHEETERENKINKIKNALSMVGMLGEKGTSDIIKICMYIIESEKSYEDFNLDNLCSYISKDKPKTVKQRIRRAIKIGLSNIASEGLEDYSNEIFQTYFNTLFDFENVKAEMDFLRGKRNIGGKVNIDKFFEGLLFLCEKPY; encoded by the coding sequence TTGAAATATTATATTGTAGATGATGATATAAATATTGTAAAAATACTTGCCAACATTATAGAAGAAAACAATTTGGGAGAGGTAGTCGGTTCTTCCAATGACGGAGATACGGCTTTAAAGGAAATTATCATTATAAATCCTGATATTGTTTTGGTCGATTTGCTTATGCCTAAATTAGATGGAAATAGTTTAGTAAAAGAAATAAAAAAAATTAAACCGGAAATAAATTTTATAATGATATCTCAAGTTTCAGATACGGACCTTATAACAGAAGCCTATAATTTGGGAATAGAATTCTTTATAAACAAACCTATAAATATAATTGAGGTTGAAAAAGTTGCAAATAAAGTAGCCCAAAAAATTGAGTTGGAAAGGATGTTGAAAAGAATAAAGAGGGTATTTAAGGATTCGGATTCTCATGAAGAAACTGAAAGAGAAAACAAAATCAACAAGATAAAAAATGCTCTTAGTATGGTCGGAATGCTGGGAGAAAAAGGGACAAGCGATATTATTAAAATTTGTATGTATATTATAGAGTCCGAAAAATCCTATGAAGATTTTAATTTAGATAATCTATGCTCATATATAAGCAAGGACAAACCCAAAACAGTAAAACAAAGGATAAGAAGAGCAATTAAAATAGGGTTGTCTAATATTGCCAGCGAAGGATTAGAAGATTATTCTAATGAAATTTTTCAAACATATTTCAATACGTTGTTTGATTTTGAAAATGTAAAGGCAGAAATGGATTTTTTACGAGGGAAAAGAAATATAGGGGGAAAGGTCAACATCGATAAATTTTTTGAAGGGTTACTTTTCTTATGTGAAAAGCCCTATTAG
- a CDS encoding sensor histidine kinase, protein MKKFKHTVFIAVCIAIGALFHINYYSQGFIITLSIIILPVLLYYYEDVNPIGVGFASGIVSPVFRSIVLYITIKDIHQIYIMVMPDVFFYFSYGIFFYLFYYRKTEKNLTSFITASFSCDFLSNVVEMSIRTGIVDMDIEIIKGLILIALLRSAAVLGIVIGIKRYQSFLIKDEHEFRYRRLMMLTASFKSEIYFMNKNMAEIEEVMKKSYFAYKTISENNYPEELKNLSLDIAKNVHEIKKDYIRVIKGLEEMSEDKSDVSCMNIKDIIKILEIDMKEYIARNKLDIILNFNVKVNFDVKDHFYLMSVFMNLINNGIEAMENKKRGILKVLIDEYTNDYVFYISDNGMGIKKDNLDYIYNPGFSTKFDKDTGNIERGIGLALVKDLVENKFKGKISVKSELNKGTVFTINIPKEVFGRDLF, encoded by the coding sequence ATGAAAAAGTTTAAGCATACGGTTTTTATTGCAGTATGTATAGCGATAGGCGCTCTGTTTCATATAAACTATTATTCTCAAGGGTTCATCATAACTCTTTCGATTATAATACTTCCTGTCCTTTTATATTATTATGAGGATGTCAATCCTATAGGGGTAGGTTTTGCATCGGGGATAGTTTCTCCCGTTTTTAGAAGCATAGTTCTTTATATAACAATTAAGGATATACATCAAATATATATAATGGTAATGCCTGATGTATTTTTTTATTTTTCATATGGTATATTTTTTTATTTATTTTATTATAGAAAAACAGAAAAAAATCTTACAAGTTTTATAACAGCCTCTTTTTCCTGTGACTTTCTTTCAAACGTGGTAGAAATGAGTATAAGGACCGGAATAGTTGATATGGATATAGAGATTATCAAGGGGCTTATATTAATAGCATTGTTAAGGTCCGCTGCTGTTCTGGGAATAGTAATAGGAATAAAGAGATACCAGTCATTTCTTATAAAAGATGAACATGAATTCAGATACAGAAGATTGATGATGCTTACTGCCAGTTTTAAAAGTGAGATTTACTTTATGAATAAAAATATGGCAGAGATTGAGGAGGTAATGAAAAAATCATATTTTGCTTATAAGACAATTTCGGAGAACAATTATCCTGAAGAACTTAAAAATTTATCTTTAGACATTGCTAAAAATGTCCACGAAATAAAAAAGGATTATATAAGAGTTATAAAAGGATTGGAAGAAATGTCTGAAGATAAATCAGATGTATCTTGTATGAACATTAAAGATATAATAAAAATTTTAGAGATCGATATGAAAGAATATATAGCAAGAAATAAATTGGATATAATTTTAAATTTTAATGTCAAAGTAAATTTTGATGTTAAGGATCATTTTTATCTTATGTCCGTATTCATGAATTTAATAAATAACGGAATCGAAGCCATGGAAAATAAAAAACGAGGCATATTGAAAGTGTTAATAGATGAATATACGAATGATTATGTATTTTATATTTCAGATAACGGTATGGGAATAAAGAAAGATAATTTGGATTATATATATAATCCGGGATTTTCCACGAAGTTTGATAAGGATACAGGCAATATAGAAAGAGGAATAGGTCTTGCATTGGTAAAAGATCTTGTGGAAAATAAATTTAAAGGAAAGATTTCTGTAAAATCTGAACTGAATAAGGGGACTGTTTTTACCATAAATATACCCAAAGAAGTTTTCGGGAGGGATTTGTTTTGA